The nucleotide sequence CCCGGTCGGGTCGGCCAGGCCGGCGACTGCGTTCAAGGAACCGTTCGGGTTGTGCGGGTAAGTTTGAGCCGGGTCCCCATCGGGACCGACGTAACGGAAGACCACCTGGCCGGTGTTCTCCAGTTCTTGCAACACGCCTTCGGAGGTGTAAAACTTGCCCTCGCCGTGAGCAACCTGGTAGGTTACCGTACGTCCCTCAGCACCATGGGTAAAAACCGACCGGCCTTCAATGCGCATCCGAACCCAGCGGCATTCAAACCGACCGCTGTCGTTGGCCATCAGCGTCGCCGAGATCTCCCCCAGCCGGGCGTAGGGCAAAAGCCCCGTACGCACCAGCACCTGAAAACCGTTGCAGATTCCGAGCACCGGCCGGCCCCGGACCGTAAACTCCAACAGGGCATCCCGCAGAAACGACGTCAGTTCAACCGCCAGGATCTTGCCGGAATGGACGTCGTCACCGTATGAAAAACCCCCGGGAATGACCAGCACCGCGTGGTCTGAAAGCTTCCTGCTCCCGTCACGCAGTTCGTTCACGTGCACCAACCGGGGGTCGGCGCCGCACTTCTCGAAGGCGTAGGCTGTTTCCACGTCACAGTTGGTTCCGTCGGTTCGGAGAATACACACCGGGGGTCTCACGCACCGAACACCTCTTTCATCGGTCTCTGCCACCGGCGCTTCAAGAACGCCACCGGTACGGAAAAGAGTTCCTTTTCACCGGCTCGCGCCGTGACGGCGCTGTCTGCCGTGGTTTCCCCGATTACCAGGCAGGGCACGTGCGCAAACACTTCCCCGGGCTCCCGCCCGGGCGTGAGTTCCAC is from Bacillota bacterium and encodes:
- the purQ gene encoding phosphoribosylformylglycinamidine synthase I, whose translation is MRPPVCILRTDGTNCDVETAYAFEKCGADPRLVHVNELRDGSRKLSDHAVLVIPGGFSYGDDVHSGKILAVELTSFLRDALLEFTVRGRPVLGICNGFQVLVRTGLLPYARLGEISATLMANDSGRFECRWVRMRIEGRSVFTHGAEGRTVTYQVAHGEGKFYTSEGVLQELENTGQVVFRYVGPDGDPAQTYPHNPNGSLNAVAGLADPTGLILGLMPHPERSVETTQNPNWRRGEGGDPDGLPVFRNAVRYAREM